AACCGTGAGCGACATCGATCCCTCCGGGACAGCGTGACGCGAGCAAGTTCATGCCTGCGCGCGTGCGTACCCGCCAGCCCGCCCACGCAGGATGCACGGTGCCGCAGCGGGAGTCGACCGCACCGGATGAACCGCAGGCGATGAGCGGTCTGGACAAGCACTGGCGCCGGTCTGTACAACGCGCGCACAGCCGATGCCGTCCAGGCCGGGCACGATCCCGGATCAACCGTCGCGCCGAAGGGAACCCATGCCAGCCATCGTCCAGCGGCGGGAGCTGGGCGCAGGGCGTCCAGTGGTCACCTACCGGACCGCTGGTGACCGGGCCATGCTCGTCGAGTACGGCGATGCGTATCCGGTCGACCTCGCCGTCAACTTCTTCGTGCACGCGACCGCGAGTCACCTGGGTACGCATCCCGTTCGCGGTCTGTTCGAGATCGCCCCTGGCCTGCGCTCACTCCTGATCTACTACGACCCGATCGTGATCTCGCAGGAGAAGCTCATCGCCGCGATGGACGACCATCACGCGGACATCCCGGAGCCGGCATCGATCGTCCTCCCGAGTCGACAGCTGCGTCTTCCGATCGCGTTCGATGACTCCGCCTCGCGGGAGGCCGTGAACCGCTACCGCATCACCATCCGGCCAGACGCGCCCAACGTCGTCGACGGCAACAACATCGACTACATCGTCCGCTACAACGGGCTGGCCAACCGAGATGCCCTGTACGAACGCATCCTCGGGACCACGTGGTGGAACGCCTTCAGCGGGTTCTACCCCGGCCTGCCGTCGCTCCTGCCCCTCGATCCCCGCTCGGAACTCATCGGGCCGAAGTACAACCCGGCCCGGACCTGGACCCCCGAGGGCGCGGTCGCCCTCGGCGGCCCGTGCCTCGTCGTCCATCCGATCGAATCGCTGGGCTCCTACCAGATCTTCGGCCGCACCCTTCCCATCAGCCATCTCTCACCCCGGCGCGTGCGCGCGCACCGCATCGACCCGATCCTGATCCATCCGGGCGACCGCATCACGTTCACCGCGATCTCCGAGGGAGAGCTCATCGAACTGCGCAGGCAGGTCTTCGAAGGCCGCTACGACTACGAGATCGAGCCCGGAAGGTACGCCGTCGCCGAGCACTTCGCGGTGGCGACCGAACCGGCGGTCGTGGCCGAGGCCGGCCGTCGGCGTGCGGCTCGGGCCGCCGCACAGCAGCTGGTCAAGATCCCGTGAGCGCACGCCCCGCCGCAATGCCCATGCTCGAGATCGTCGATCCCGGACTTCAGACGACCGTGCAGGACTACCCGGGCCGGCTCGGACGTCAGTCACTGGGCTTCTTCCCCTGCGGTCCCGTCGACCATCTCGCCTTCCGCGCCGCGAACCTGCTCGTCGGCAACCGGCTGGGGGCTGCCGCGCTGGAGATCCCGCTCGGCCGCTTCCAGGCCAACGTGCTGCACGCCGGCACCATCGCGATCACCGGGCCGGAAACCCATCTCACCGTCAACGGCAAGCCCGTGTCGCTGTGGGAGTCGGTCCCGGTGAAGGAGGGCGACGTCGTCGCGAGCAGCGTCATCCGCGGCCCCGGCTACCGGCTGTACCTGGCAGTTGCCGGCGGTATCGAGGTGCGTGACGCCTTCGGCTCCCGGGCAACGCACATCGTCGCCGGCATCGGCGGCTTCGACGGGCGAGCGCTCGAACGGGCCGACGTCCTCGACGTCGTGGCCACCAACGAACCTGCACGGCGAAAGCGCCTACCTGTCTCCCTCCGCCCGACCTACTCCAACAACTGGGAGGTCGAGACGATCATGGGGCCGCACGCGGACCCGGACTTCCTCACCAACAACGATGTCGAGCACTTCCTCACCGCAACATGGCGCTGCGACCTCAACTCCGACCGGGTGGGCGTCCGGCTCAACCCGCACCGGTTCCAGTGGGCCCGCGAAACCGGTGACGTCGCCGGTGGCCACCCGTCGAACGTGCTCGACAACAGCTACCCGCTAGGCGGCATCCTCGCCTACGGCGACGTGCTGACGATCCTGGGACCAGAGAGCAACTCCTCCGGCGGATTTGCCGTGATCGCGACGATCCCAGAGGCCGCACTGTGGAAGGTCGGCCAGTTCAGGCCAGGCCGTGACACCGTCGTCTTTCGCGCGATCGACCTCGCCCAGGCTGCCGCTCTCCACGACCACGTCGCGCAGGTCCTCGACACAAGGCACCTTGATCGCTCTGGCAACGGCGGCTGAGCCCTGGTCGTCAACCGTGGGGCCCCGAGGCCGAGCTGGCATCGCGGCCGGCCGACGGCACGGCCCGGGCCAGCATCCTCGCGGGCTTCCAACGCCATGGCCGCCGGGCCGAGGTCGTTCTTGCCGATGCCCACTGAGGGCCAGTCCCGCGCTCAAGCCCCCGGCCGTCCGGACGGCTTGTCGTCCCCCGCGTATGTGGGGGTAGTCGCCGAAGGCTTGGCGATCATCCGGCTCTCGGACGGTCGGGATGATCTGCTCGCTGGCAACGATGCAGCTCGGTGCCTCAGGCGCTGGGAGGGCACCCCGCGGCTCGACCGTCGAGGCCGGGGCTTACACCACAGCGGGGACGTGACCGCACGCTGCCCGGTAAGCGCAGACCCAACCCGGGTCGAATCGGCGGCCCAGAGACCTGCTTGGACGTCGAGAAGCGTCGGTGGCTCGTGCGACTCTGGATCCATGGAGGTGACGGAGAAGGACGTTGAGCGCATCCTGCTGCGCAACCTTCGCGTGCCGCTGGACGAGTTCGTCGCGGTGTGGGCGGAGGCGGAGCGCCGAAACACCGAGCAGTCCAAGCGGGGCACCACGGACTGGTACGCCGGGGGCGTGATTGTGACGTGCCGGTGGTTGGCGCGTGCGGTGGTGCGGCCGGCGTCGGGGCCGCGACGGTTGGCCCGGCCTCCGGTGTCCCGGCACGACGAATCCGCTCGTGAGGAGCTGATCGAGGCGGAGTATCTGGCCGCGGAGCTGCTCGACGTTCGCCGGCCGGATCTCGTCGAGTCGCGGGCGGGCTGGTGCGAGGCGATCCGGGCCACCTTGCGGTGGGCATGGCGCAGCTCCGGGACGCCGCCGATCGACGTTCCGGTGCACGCAGCGGGATGACCGCCACCCGCGCCGGCCCTGCTCAACGAGGCATCGCTTCGTCATAGCTGTCCATGTCGGTGTACTCGTCGACGTCGGCGGTCTCGACGGCCTGGTCGTCGACATGCCAGCGGTCGAGTTCGGCGGCCCGGTGCTCGGTCTCCTCCCGCAGGTCGATGGCCCGGCGAGCGTTGATCTCGGCGAGCGCGCGAGTCGCATCCGCGTAGTCGTCGGCGGTCTCAGCCGGCGTCGGGATCCGGACAGTGTCTTCGTTTACCGCCGCGGGTTCGTGGGCTGCGACTTCGCGGATGTCAAGATCCGGTGCTTCCACCACCACGTCGTGAGCCGCGGCAACGATGTGGTCCGCGTCATTGTCGATCATGTCGGCCTCGGTGACGGCGCGGTGCTGGTCGTCCGCAACCGTCGCGTGGTGGTCAGCGGCGAGCCATTCGTCAGCGGTGACGAGCTGCTCGGGCTCGGTGTCGTCGATGTGGCGGCGGGTGAGCTCGGCTTCGCAGCGGCGTCCGTAGCCGAGGGTGCGGGCGTTGTCGGCGAGAAAGTGCGCGCGGGCGTCGTCGATGACCTGGAGCTTCTCCGCCTGCGCGTCGAGGGTCTCGGCGAGCGCGCGGGCTTGCGCGGCCTCGGCCTGCAGGCGCTCGCGCTCGGCGGGGTTGGCGTTGGCTGCGGCGGCGCGGAGCTCGGCGGTCTGGCGGTGCGTGGCCGCGGCGTGGCGGGTTCCGGCGAGTTCGTTGCCGACGTAGCGCGGCGCCCATGCCTCCTCCCGGTGCGCGGCGCGGATCCACATCCGGAGCTGGCCGTCGGTCATCTCCAGCTCTTCGCGCTCGATCTCCGGGCGGCCCAGAGTCCGCCAAGCGGCGCGGTAGGCGGCGTACTGCTCGACCTGCCCCGGCTTCGGGGCGGGGCCGAGCGCGTCGACGGGGTCGTCGTGGCCGCGCATCTCCCGGTACGCGGCGACCAGGCCGGCGCGGCGTTCCCAGTCCGCGCGGGCGTCGCTGTCGGTGGGCGCGGCTCCGATGGCGCTGGTGAGCCAGTCGGGCGCGGCGTCGGCCAGTTCGGCGCCGAGCTGGTCGGCGCGCTGGTCGGCTGTCTCGGCGAGCGCGGCAAGATAGCGGCGCCACTCGGGGTTGTCGACGCGGGGCGTCCAGCTGGTGAACGAGTCTCCGACCGGGTCGAGCTGGTCGGCGTGCTCGGTGCGGATGCGGCTGTAGATCGCGTTGGACGCGTTGCGCACCCCGTCGAAGGGGCGTTCGGCGATCGCGTCGTGCAGCACCTGGCGCGGGTCGTGCCCGGCGAGTTCGGTGCGACGCAGGATCCGGGTCAGCGTGGCGGCGCCGTCCTCGGCGGCGATGCGCGATCGCTCGGCCGGGTCGAGGACGCCGTCCTGGGCGAGCTGGTCGAGCCAGGTCGCGGTCCGTTCCGTCGCGGCGAGCTGGGCGGCGTCGGCGAGAAGATCGGCGGCGGTCCGGGTGCTGGCGGCGTCGGTGGCGGCCTGGGTGGCGGTGGCGAGCGCGGACCGGTTGGCCGCGTCCGCAGCGTCGGTGCTGCCGAGTACTTGGGCGAGGACGGCGACGGGGTCGCGGTGCAGCGTGTGGGCGTCGCTGCCCTGCGCGGCGTCGTCGACCGCGGCGAGGGTGACGACGTAGGCGGTGTTGGTGTCGCGGCCGCGGGTCATCGGCACCAGGAGCCCGGCCGGGCTGGTCCGTGGGGTGGCCACGGTGTGGCTGGTGTCGACCGACGCGCCCTGGGCGGCGTTCTTCGTCGAGGCGTATCCCAGCGCCAGGTGCTCGGCGACGTAGCGGGCGGGGAGCACCATCCGTTCGCCCAGGACGTCGCCGGCCGCGGTCCGGCCGCGGACAACGGCGACCTCGAGGGCGCCGTCGTCGCGCACGGCGTGGACCCGGTAGCGCTCGCGGGTGATCGCGGGGCGGGTGTTGCCCTCCACTCCCTGCACGGTCCAGTCCAGGGTGCGGGCCTCGACGAGATCGCCGACCCCGGCGTAGGTGCCCTGCAGCCCGAGCCGCACACCGTGTTCGGCGACCTGGCCGAGCCGGACGAGTTCGGCGCGGACCTCCGCGGACAGGCGCGCGGCCTGTTCGTTGGTGTCGACGATGAGCAGCGACTGCCTACCGGCGAGGGTGTCGCCGAGCCAGCCGCGGACCGCTGCCTGCTCGGCCTGCTCGACGGTTCCGGCGTCGAGCAGCCGGCCCTGCTTGTGGTACTCGCGCAGCACGGTCTCATCACCCGCGCGCAGCCGCAGCGACGCGTCGCGCTCCCAGGCGTGGGTGAACCGGCGGGCCTCGGCGAGTTCGTAGCTGGCGCCGGACTGTGCGATGAGGTCCATCCCGCCGCCGGCCCCGACGGCGGCGAGCTGGCGGTGGTCCCCGACCAGCAGCAGCTTCGCTCCGGCCGCGTCCACATGGCTGTGGATGGCGGCGAGCGCGGCGGTGTCGGTCATCGCGGACTCGTCGACGACCACGAGGTCCCCGCCGTGCAGCCGCCACGCCTGATCGCCGTCGACGGGACGCGACCCGCCCGAGCCCGGGCTGGCGGCGAGACGACGCTGCGCACCGAGCCAGGCGGCGACGTTGCTCGCGGTCACCCCTTCGGACTTCAGGACCTCGGTCGCGATCTGCGAGGTCGCCAGGCCGAACACCCGCCGCGGCGTCTCCCCGCCGGTGTGGGCGGGGTCGGTCCAGCCGCGGGCAATCGCACCCACGACGAACGACTTCCCGGTCCCGGGCGGCCCGATCAGGGTCTCGACCCGCGCACCGGAAGTCAGCACGCCACGGACGGCGGCGGCCTGGTCGACCCCCAGTTCGATCCCCGACTCGGCCAGCTCCCCGATGAACCGTTGCGCCCGGTCGTATGGCAGCGCCGTCCCACCGCCCACGGTGGTGGCGGCGACCAGCGCGCGTTCGGTGCGGACCTGATCGGGGGTGGCGTAGAGCATCGCGCCCGGCGCTTGATAGACGCTGGAGCCGTTGTCGAGGCGCAGCTCGGCGGGGAGGTGCTCGTCCCCGGGACGGCTACCGTCGAGCACGATGGCGTACTTCAGGGCCTCGTCGGTCAGCGTGTCGACCAGCCGGCCGACGTCGGCGCCGTCGGTGATCCCGAGGTAGTCGGGCAGCGCGGCGTTGATCGCCCCGCTGAGATCTCCCCGGTGCCAGCCCGCCTTGCGGGACTGGATATCCGCGAGCGCGGTCTCGATCACCCCCTGTGGTGACCACTCCATCGGCGCCGGCCTGTTCTCCCGGGCGGCGAGCACGGCATCGGCGACGCCGGCCAGCCCTCCGTCGATGTCTGCGCGCACGCGCTCGTCGATGCGGTCGAGCAGCTGCTCGCGGGTCTCCCCAGTGTGCGACTTCGACCGCCGGGTCAGCAGCGTGGCCTGCTGCGCGATCCGGTCGCGCTCCAGCCCGTTCGGGGCTCGCCCGTACCGGTCCTCGAACGCGCTGATCAGCTCGTCGGCCTTCGCGGTCAGCGTCCGCCTGCGGGTCGAGATCAGGTCCATCGCCTCCTGCGCGACGCCGACGATCTCGCGGGCCTTCCCGTCCGGGCGGGTCGCCAGCACCACCCCGAGCGCATGCGTCAGCCGCTCCTCGGTGGTCCGCTCCGCGACCGCGGCGCCCGCGCGCTGAAACTTGAACAGCGCCCGCGAATCGATCGTGCGCCACTTGCCGTCCGGGCCCGGCACCCGGTTGAGGACGGCGTTGTGGATGTGCAGGTGCGGATCGTGGTCGCGGCTGTCGTGCTGGAAGAACGACGCCACCGTCCACTCGTGCGCATCGGCCCACCGCCCCGCCGCGCCGCCGTGCTTCCCGATCCGCGTGTAGCCGGCCTTCTCCGCCATGTAGGCGAGACCAGCGTTGTTGCCCGCCCAGATCGCGTCCTCCACAGCCACCCGACAACGGGCCCACGCCTGCGCGGTCTCCTCGTCCCCGGCCCGCCGCGCCGCCACCTCCTTCGCTTCGAAGGCGGTGTGTACGAGCGTCACGCTCTTCTGCAGGTTGAACGTGATGTCGTAGAACGCCACGTTGTGCCGGGCGGACTTGCCCGCTTGAACACGCAGTTCAGCGCGCCGTTCAGCGCTCGCACCGGGCTCCTGTTCAGTCGCCGCGGCGTACAGGTCGTCCTCGCTGGCGTACTTGCGACCGGTGTGGCCGAGGGTCGCCACCTGGTCCCACATCTTCGAATCCTTGAACCCGGGATCGCGCGGGTCGAGGAAGCCCTCGTACAGCGCACGCATGTCCTGCGCATCGACGATCCCGGACAGGCCCAACCGCTCCGCACCGGCACCCCACCAACGCCCCGGAGGCTCCCCTTCCGAGACGGCACCGGTGTAGTAGTTCTCCCGGCCGGTCGCCACCTCCCGCAGCAGGTAGTCCGGCGAGTAGCCGGACGCGATGCTCATCACCACGGGGACCACCGCCCCGCCGCAACGATCTTGAAAGTCGCGACAGCAAGATCAACCGCGCAGAGCGTCGGTTGTGGCCGGCCGGAGGCCGGCCCGGACCCGTCGATCAGGATGCCAAGGT
This sequence is a window from Pseudonocardia petroleophila. Protein-coding genes within it:
- the mobF gene encoding MobF family relaxase translates to MSIASGYSPDYLLREVATGRENYYTGAVSEGEPPGRWWGAGAERLGLSGIVDAQDMRALYEGFLDPRDPGFKDSKMWDQVATLGHTGRKYASEDDLYAAATEQEPGASAERRAELRVQAGKSARHNVAFYDITFNLQKSVTLVHTAFEAKEVAARRAGDEETAQAWARCRVAVEDAIWAGNNAGLAYMAEKAGYTRIGKHGGAAGRWADAHEWTVASFFQHDSRDHDPHLHIHNAVLNRVPGPDGKWRTIDSRALFKFQRAGAAVAERTTEERLTHALGVVLATRPDGKAREIVGVAQEAMDLISTRRRTLTAKADELISAFEDRYGRAPNGLERDRIAQQATLLTRRSKSHTGETREQLLDRIDERVRADIDGGLAGVADAVLAARENRPAPMEWSPQGVIETALADIQSRKAGWHRGDLSGAINAALPDYLGITDGADVGRLVDTLTDEALKYAIVLDGSRPGDEHLPAELRLDNGSSVYQAPGAMLYATPDQVRTERALVAATTVGGGTALPYDRAQRFIGELAESGIELGVDQAAAVRGVLTSGARVETLIGPPGTGKSFVVGAIARGWTDPAHTGGETPRRVFGLATSQIATEVLKSEGVTASNVAAWLGAQRRLAASPGSGGSRPVDGDQAWRLHGGDLVVVDESAMTDTAALAAIHSHVDAAGAKLLLVGDHRQLAAVGAGGGMDLIAQSGASYELAEARRFTHAWERDASLRLRAGDETVLREYHKQGRLLDAGTVEQAEQAAVRGWLGDTLAGRQSLLIVDTNEQAARLSAEVRAELVRLGQVAEHGVRLGLQGTYAGVGDLVEARTLDWTVQGVEGNTRPAITRERYRVHAVRDDGALEVAVVRGRTAAGDVLGERMVLPARYVAEHLALGYASTKNAAQGASVDTSHTVATPRTSPAGLLVPMTRGRDTNTAYVVTLAAVDDAAQGSDAHTLHRDPVAVLAQVLGSTDAADAANRSALATATQAATDAASTRTAADLLADAAQLAATERTATWLDQLAQDGVLDPAERSRIAAEDGAATLTRILRRTELAGHDPRQVLHDAIAERPFDGVRNASNAIYSRIRTEHADQLDPVGDSFTSWTPRVDNPEWRRYLAALAETADQRADQLGAELADAAPDWLTSAIGAAPTDSDARADWERRAGLVAAYREMRGHDDPVDALGPAPKPGQVEQYAAYRAAWRTLGRPEIEREELEMTDGQLRMWIRAAHREEAWAPRYVGNELAGTRHAAATHRQTAELRAAAANANPAERERLQAEAAQARALAETLDAQAEKLQVIDDARAHFLADNARTLGYGRRCEAELTRRHIDDTEPEQLVTADEWLAADHHATVADDQHRAVTEADMIDNDADHIVAAAHDVVVEAPDLDIREVAAHEPAAVNEDTVRIPTPAETADDYADATRALAEINARRAIDLREETEHRAAELDRWHVDDQAVETADVDEYTDMDSYDEAMPR
- a CDS encoding carboxyltransferase domain-containing protein, coding for MPAIVQRRELGAGRPVVTYRTAGDRAMLVEYGDAYPVDLAVNFFVHATASHLGTHPVRGLFEIAPGLRSLLIYYDPIVISQEKLIAAMDDHHADIPEPASIVLPSRQLRLPIAFDDSASREAVNRYRITIRPDAPNVVDGNNIDYIVRYNGLANRDALYERILGTTWWNAFSGFYPGLPSLLPLDPRSELIGPKYNPARTWTPEGAVALGGPCLVVHPIESLGSYQIFGRTLPISHLSPRRVRAHRIDPILIHPGDRITFTAISEGELIELRRQVFEGRYDYEIEPGRYAVAEHFAVATEPAVVAEAGRRRAARAAAQQLVKIP
- a CDS encoding biotin-dependent carboxyltransferase family protein, with the protein product MLEIVDPGLQTTVQDYPGRLGRQSLGFFPCGPVDHLAFRAANLLVGNRLGAAALEIPLGRFQANVLHAGTIAITGPETHLTVNGKPVSLWESVPVKEGDVVASSVIRGPGYRLYLAVAGGIEVRDAFGSRATHIVAGIGGFDGRALERADVLDVVATNEPARRKRLPVSLRPTYSNNWEVETIMGPHADPDFLTNNDVEHFLTATWRCDLNSDRVGVRLNPHRFQWARETGDVAGGHPSNVLDNSYPLGGILAYGDVLTILGPESNSSGGFAVIATIPEAALWKVGQFRPGRDTVVFRAIDLAQAAALHDHVAQVLDTRHLDRSGNGG